In the Leptospira semungkisensis genome, one interval contains:
- a CDS encoding helix-turn-helix domain-containing protein, producing the protein MHPSMVPAIPIITLTICIFSSFLIFTKRPRYGFDSIYAVFAICLAFPHLGHLLLHRWDWDLEFLQFSTIFPYTYGPLLLIYIRNLTEEGNSFRKWDLLHFLPFVILEMLFAVNFFKEGQEEFPPPPPGEWRRLERGFHPVGAFLSLSMTVYSIWIFLILDRHRKRLKDHFSNIDSIKDLRWMYWVLVLFMISTCIHWFLEWMQISDIPPENYNPRIVRGAGVLAFSVFFCWFGVRQTVVYTHRELDLFKGKKPEPEDPSDQDEDRKKYEKSGLREDKIPEYLRKIRDYMKDHKPYKESEFSIDTLSEGTGIPRFYITQILNENLKTNFYNFVNEYRVKDVMTALQSSSEEKPNILRLALEYGFNSKSTFNTSFKKIVGKTPSQFLEEISEIA; encoded by the coding sequence ATGCATCCTTCGATGGTTCCGGCGATCCCGATCATTACTCTTACCATCTGCATTTTCTCCAGTTTTCTGATATTTACTAAAAGGCCCAGATATGGATTCGATTCCATTTATGCAGTTTTTGCAATATGTCTGGCCTTTCCTCATTTAGGTCATCTATTGCTGCATCGTTGGGATTGGGATCTGGAGTTCCTTCAATTCTCCACGATCTTTCCTTATACTTACGGTCCCTTATTGTTGATCTATATACGAAATCTAACAGAAGAAGGAAATTCATTCCGAAAGTGGGATCTACTGCATTTTCTTCCTTTTGTGATTTTGGAAATGCTGTTTGCGGTGAATTTTTTCAAAGAAGGGCAGGAAGAATTTCCTCCTCCTCCGCCAGGCGAATGGAGAAGGCTAGAGAGAGGATTTCATCCAGTCGGAGCCTTCTTATCTTTATCCATGACAGTGTATTCTATTTGGATCTTTCTGATCCTGGACCGTCATAGAAAGAGATTGAAAGACCATTTCTCTAATATAGACAGCATTAAGGATTTACGATGGATGTATTGGGTCCTAGTGCTGTTTATGATCTCCACTTGTATTCATTGGTTTTTGGAATGGATGCAAATCTCGGATATTCCTCCCGAAAATTATAATCCTCGCATTGTAAGAGGAGCAGGAGTTCTCGCGTTTTCGGTATTCTTCTGTTGGTTTGGAGTAAGACAGACAGTCGTGTACACTCATAGAGAGCTGGATCTATTTAAGGGGAAGAAACCTGAGCCAGAAGATCCAAGTGACCAGGACGAAGATCGAAAGAAATACGAAAAATCAGGCTTAAGAGAAGATAAGATCCCAGAGTATCTGCGCAAGATACGTGATTATATGAAGGATCATAAGCCTTATAAGGAGTCCGAGTTTTCGATAGATACTCTTTCAGAAGGCACAGGCATTCCAAGATTTTATATTACTCAGATCCTGAACGAAAACTTGAAGACGAACTTTTATAATTTTGTGAATGAATACAGGGTTAAGGATGTGATGACTGCTCTTCAATCCTCTTCGGAAGAGAAGCCGAATATACTTCGCTTAGCACTTGAGTATGGATTTAACTCCAAATCCACGTTTAACACTTCTTTCAAGAAGATTGTAGGAAAGACTCCTTCTCAATTCCTAGAAGAAATTTCAGAAATCGCCTGA
- a CDS encoding PaaI family thioesterase → MKSTVRENLSFGSSPDNPDGLQLKITFDEDTKTAYGDYTVPEKFQGSPDVIHPGIIATILDEIMAKINEAMNFKTTTGELTIRFLQPAQVNQPLHLRGWFVKKNKKVIENRAEIENEIGKIVARGKGKYIELDS, encoded by the coding sequence ATGAAATCAACGGTTCGGGAAAACCTGAGTTTCGGGTCTAGTCCTGATAATCCGGACGGTCTGCAGTTAAAGATCACCTTTGACGAAGATACAAAGACCGCTTATGGTGACTACACGGTACCTGAGAAATTTCAAGGGTCTCCCGACGTAATTCATCCCGGGATCATTGCCACTATTTTGGACGAAATCATGGCCAAAATCAACGAAGCGATGAATTTTAAAACGACAACAGGCGAGTTAACGATCCGCTTTTTGCAACCTGCGCAAGTCAATCAACCATTGCATCTTCGCGGCTGGTTCGTAAAAAAGAATAAGAAAGTGATCGAAAACCGTGCTGAAATCGAGAATGAGATCGGCAAGATTGTAGCCCGCGGAAAGGGCAAATACATCGAGCTCGATTCCTGA
- a CDS encoding sulfurtransferase: MKYSEFIMRWALFVLPILYSGCRNAPEYITLPEKFALLTPVHVFNTEQLVSISKDDYSLNTYGLITATTLESWRSNWKSNRPSGISGKLVILQISGGTFSGSYIRPETDVKVYQASSASSDYTFYGQTRFNGVLDTETIVPEGKNIDGFLKFFGINPANDLIVLAQDIASDGNLMLTLRAWYTLYYWGVDKTHLAVLNGSVSSKIASGDLTGGFSFSVPSSSGAGKIGDLHRDHTIIQATLADVFNAVQGITEPTFENSTAVPEGGVFLLDARTPAEYDGTGTTSGPSNYTCNNTPNCYTSYEGHINGAKNIPFTSFVDSNKEFLSKSTLAALLSSNGFTEGQTIITYCRTNVRSAITGFATFAILGYPTRFYDGSWVEWGTLAYDGDQAWSNLSANSPWRTDRSIITNSITYNVGKSGLTDDNIANLNTYFTPARSFAKGTNEIITEDKKYLVNSASSGSGGRSGGGNTGGGGGGGNPCGG, translated from the coding sequence ATGAAATATTCAGAATTTATAATGCGTTGGGCCCTTTTTGTTCTGCCCATTCTATACTCGGGATGTAGAAATGCCCCCGAATACATCACTCTTCCGGAGAAATTTGCCTTACTTACTCCGGTGCATGTATTCAATACAGAGCAGCTAGTGTCTATATCGAAAGATGATTATAGCTTGAATACGTATGGACTCATAACTGCGACGACTCTCGAGTCTTGGAGATCGAATTGGAAATCCAATCGCCCATCAGGCATCTCCGGAAAGCTTGTCATACTCCAGATCAGCGGTGGAACTTTCTCCGGTTCTTATATCCGACCGGAAACGGATGTCAAAGTGTACCAAGCATCCAGTGCTTCCTCCGATTATACGTTTTATGGACAGACAAGATTTAATGGTGTCTTGGATACGGAGACCATTGTTCCGGAAGGAAAAAATATAGACGGTTTTTTGAAATTCTTTGGGATCAATCCGGCTAATGATCTTATCGTTCTTGCTCAAGATATTGCTTCCGACGGAAATCTAATGCTAACTCTTAGAGCTTGGTACACTCTATATTATTGGGGAGTAGATAAAACTCATCTTGCGGTCCTAAACGGTTCTGTTTCCTCGAAGATTGCCTCAGGAGATCTTACGGGAGGTTTCAGCTTTAGCGTTCCAAGTTCCAGCGGCGCCGGTAAGATCGGAGATCTGCATAGGGATCATACGATCATCCAAGCGACTCTTGCAGATGTGTTTAACGCAGTGCAAGGGATTACCGAACCTACTTTCGAGAATTCAACTGCAGTGCCAGAAGGAGGAGTCTTCTTATTGGATGCGAGGACTCCAGCAGAATATGATGGGACAGGCACGACGAGTGGGCCTTCCAATTATACCTGCAACAATACTCCGAATTGCTATACATCGTACGAAGGTCATATTAATGGAGCGAAGAATATTCCTTTCACAAGCTTCGTAGATTCAAATAAGGAATTTTTATCAAAGTCAACACTCGCAGCCTTATTGAGTAGCAACGGATTTACGGAAGGACAAACCATCATCACTTATTGCAGAACGAATGTAAGATCGGCGATCACTGGGTTTGCCACCTTCGCTATTCTAGGGTATCCGACTCGATTTTACGATGGGTCTTGGGTGGAATGGGGAACACTTGCGTATGATGGAGACCAAGCATGGTCGAATCTAAGCGCAAACTCTCCTTGGCGCACCGACAGGAGCATCATCACCAATTCGATCACCTACAATGTGGGAAAGAGCGGATTAACGGATGATAATATAGCAAATCTTAATACGTATTTTACTCCTGCGCGTAGCTTTGCGAAAGGAACAAACGAAATCATTACGGAAGACAAAAAATATCTAGTGAACTCTGCTTCTTCAGGAAGTGGAGGGCGCAGCGGCGGCGGAAATACCGGCGGTGGTGGGGGCGGAGGCAACCCTTGCGGAGGATAA
- a CDS encoding Cys-rich protein, whose translation MRLSLIPVLFFFVLILFGTSSCKNPHQQKCQEICGFYVSCVEKQFPGKADQGQKNFFAMECESGCLREQSFAMPCYEAEKTCVGFTRCLLDSGLMD comes from the coding sequence ATGAGGCTCTCCTTAATTCCTGTTCTATTCTTTTTCGTTCTTATTCTATTCGGAACATCTTCCTGTAAAAATCCCCACCAACAGAAATGCCAGGAAATCTGCGGCTTCTATGTTTCTTGTGTAGAGAAGCAGTTCCCGGGCAAGGCAGATCAGGGCCAGAAAAACTTCTTCGCAATGGAATGCGAATCGGGCTGCCTTAGGGAGCAAAGCTTTGCTATGCCTTGCTATGAGGCAGAAAAAACCTGTGTGGGATTTACCCGTTGTCTTTTGGACTCGGGCCTGATGGATTGA
- a CDS encoding multiheme c-type cytochrome → MRRIKLLPWTAILAVLFFLIACKKEDFHQRHWAFPLESQGSLKLEPSPATCGTCHPRQYGSWKATLHSRALGPGFLWQLPKLGKHSSENCFNCHASNPEVKQYWYERLGWEKAEASTWKTGIAEEGVQCFSCHFRKGEVYGPPRREGESHILQNQNISHGGFHSRKEFEESEFCKSCHQSPETGRKINGKKLMDVYGQWKTSKFAAQKVQCQNCHMPDRKHEWKGISDPEMVRRGINASLDFLPREEGGEFIAALKNEGVGHSFPTYSVPKVYLEMNANYKNGKSQRLKTATIGWMLDLELQNEIYDTRLSPGETSFLKVSLSKEELEKIQSIQFIVRVDPKEYYKRMFEDNWKARTTFTEEAKPWILPQLQKALQEANSAEYELLRLEWKR, encoded by the coding sequence TTGCGGAGGATAAAACTTCTTCCTTGGACCGCGATCTTAGCGGTTCTCTTCTTTCTCATCGCATGTAAGAAAGAGGATTTTCATCAACGGCATTGGGCATTCCCCCTCGAATCCCAAGGCTCGCTTAAACTAGAACCAAGCCCCGCGACCTGCGGGACTTGCCATCCCCGGCAATATGGTTCTTGGAAGGCGACTCTTCATTCCCGGGCCTTGGGCCCGGGTTTTCTTTGGCAATTGCCTAAATTAGGAAAACATTCTTCGGAGAATTGCTTTAACTGCCATGCATCCAATCCTGAAGTGAAACAGTATTGGTATGAGCGCTTAGGCTGGGAGAAGGCTGAAGCTTCCACCTGGAAGACAGGGATCGCAGAGGAAGGAGTGCAATGCTTTAGCTGTCATTTTCGTAAAGGAGAAGTGTATGGACCTCCAAGGAGAGAAGGGGAAAGTCATATATTACAAAATCAAAATATATCTCATGGGGGCTTCCACTCTCGAAAGGAATTCGAAGAATCAGAATTTTGCAAGTCCTGCCATCAATCTCCCGAAACCGGAAGAAAGATTAACGGAAAGAAGCTTATGGACGTGTACGGCCAATGGAAGACCTCGAAATTTGCCGCTCAAAAGGTCCAATGCCAAAACTGTCATATGCCTGATAGAAAGCATGAATGGAAGGGGATATCTGATCCTGAGATGGTAAGAAGAGGGATCAATGCAAGTCTGGATTTCTTGCCAAGAGAAGAAGGAGGTGAATTCATTGCGGCTCTAAAGAATGAAGGAGTAGGGCATTCCTTTCCTACGTATTCGGTGCCAAAGGTATACTTAGAAATGAATGCCAATTATAAGAATGGAAAATCCCAGAGGCTAAAAACGGCAACGATCGGCTGGATGTTGGATCTGGAGTTACAAAATGAGATCTACGATACAAGACTTTCTCCGGGAGAGACATCTTTCTTAAAAGTGAGCCTTTCGAAGGAGGAGTTAGAGAAAATACAAAGCATTCAATTCATCGTTAGGGTCGATCCAAAAGAATATTATAAAAGAATGTTTGAGGATAATTGGAAGGCAAGAACTACATTTACTGAAGAAGCGAAGCCTTGGATCCTTCCCCAATTACAAAAGGCTTTGCAGGAGGCAAATTCGGCTGAGTATGAACTTTTACGTTTGGAATGGAAGAGGTAG
- the sufB gene encoding Fe-S cluster assembly protein SufB, which produces MAQALEIISDEDKYYRADNFPKGLTRKVVESISHIKNEPGWLTEFRLEAFQVYESKPMPTWGFFPNFQVDIDEYVHYIGANHKKKKSWDEVDPEVLKSFERLGIPEHERKYLAGIEAMEDSETVYANVKKELTDLGIIFCDIDTAIREYPDIVRKYLGTVVSIGDNKFSALNSSVFSGGSFAFVPKGVKTPMPLQAYFKVSAASSGQYERTLLIAEDGAELEYSEGCSSVQDKGTNFHTAVVELVAHKNSKIFYTTIQNWKKNMYNWTVKRGLCHEAAHITWTDVNIGANTIKYPGIILQGDNSTGDILSLAFAGSGQIQDTGARIIHVGKNTRSNILAKGVSLDGGINSYRGLVKFTTGSSNAYSHVKCDGLMMDDRSQSHAYPYNDVSGQNGSLNYEATVSRIDEDQLFYLQSRGLSEDDAKLLIINGFCEGVTKHLNVEYSVEMTRLIRMILEDGKVIAEHSNSNSVVQ; this is translated from the coding sequence ATGGCACAAGCACTCGAAATCATAAGTGACGAAGACAAATATTATCGTGCGGATAATTTTCCTAAGGGGCTCACTCGTAAAGTAGTCGAGTCCATCTCTCATATCAAGAACGAGCCCGGTTGGCTGACTGAGTTTCGTTTAGAAGCCTTTCAGGTTTATGAAAGTAAGCCGATGCCTACTTGGGGATTCTTTCCGAACTTCCAAGTAGATATAGATGAATATGTGCATTATATAGGTGCAAATCATAAGAAGAAGAAGTCCTGGGACGAAGTTGACCCCGAAGTATTAAAAAGTTTCGAGAGGCTCGGTATTCCGGAGCACGAAAGAAAGTATCTGGCAGGGATCGAAGCCATGGAAGATTCCGAGACAGTTTACGCTAACGTGAAAAAAGAACTCACGGATCTTGGGATTATCTTCTGTGATATAGATACTGCGATTCGGGAATATCCGGATATCGTAAGAAAGTATTTAGGAACAGTGGTTTCTATCGGAGACAATAAATTCTCTGCACTGAATTCAAGCGTGTTCTCGGGCGGTTCCTTTGCGTTTGTTCCGAAAGGAGTCAAGACTCCTATGCCTTTGCAAGCTTACTTTAAGGTGAGCGCAGCTTCTTCTGGCCAATACGAAAGAACTCTATTAATTGCAGAAGATGGGGCCGAGTTAGAATACTCGGAAGGTTGTTCTTCGGTACAAGACAAGGGCACGAACTTTCACACTGCTGTTGTTGAGTTAGTCGCACATAAGAATTCCAAGATATTCTATACTACCATACAGAACTGGAAAAAGAATATGTACAACTGGACAGTGAAGCGCGGTCTTTGTCATGAAGCGGCTCATATCACTTGGACAGATGTGAATATCGGAGCAAACACGATCAAGTATCCTGGTATCATTCTGCAAGGAGATAACTCTACAGGTGATATTCTTTCCTTAGCGTTTGCCGGTTCCGGTCAGATCCAAGACACAGGCGCTCGTATCATTCACGTAGGAAAAAACACTCGCAGTAATATTCTTGCGAAGGGAGTTTCTCTCGACGGAGGAATCAACTCTTACAGAGGACTCGTCAAGTTTACTACCGGTTCTTCTAACGCATACAGCCATGTGAAATGCGACGGTCTTATGATGGACGATCGCTCTCAATCTCATGCATATCCTTATAACGATGTAAGCGGTCAGAACGGTTCCTTGAATTACGAGGCGACAGTTTCTCGCATTGATGAGGACCAACTCTTTTATCTTCAATCCAGAGGTCTTTCCGAAGACGATGCGAAGCTTCTGATCATCAATGGCTTTTGCGAAGGTGTAACCAAACATCTGAACGTAGAATACTCCGTGGAGATGACTCGCTTGATCCGCATGATCTTAGAAGATGGAAAAGTCATCGCGGAGCATTCTAATTCGAATTCTGTGGTCCAATAG
- a CDS encoding peroxiredoxin — MPQVTSLAPDFKAEAVIGQQIKEIKLSDYKGKWVVLFFWPLDFTFVCPTEIIEYDAKLDEFKKLGAEVLGVSVDSAFTHLAWKNTPRKQGGLGDIKYPLIADITKSIARDYGVLTEGGVALRGTFVIDPAGVIRQSTINDLPVGRNIDEAIRLVKAFQYVEKHGEVCPANWDEGKKTMKADPEKSKEYFSAVN; from the coding sequence ATGCCTCAAGTTACTTCACTCGCGCCGGATTTCAAAGCGGAAGCCGTAATCGGCCAGCAAATCAAGGAAATCAAACTTTCCGATTATAAGGGAAAGTGGGTCGTTCTCTTCTTCTGGCCTTTGGATTTTACTTTCGTTTGTCCGACGGAAATTATCGAATACGATGCGAAACTAGACGAATTCAAGAAACTCGGAGCGGAAGTTCTGGGAGTTTCCGTTGACAGCGCATTCACTCACCTTGCTTGGAAAAACACTCCTCGCAAACAAGGCGGTCTGGGAGACATCAAGTATCCTTTGATTGCGGATATAACCAAGTCTATCGCTAGAGACTATGGTGTTTTGACAGAAGGTGGAGTTGCTCTTCGTGGAACTTTCGTGATCGACCCTGCAGGTGTGATCCGTCAATCCACCATCAACGATCTTCCTGTAGGAAGAAATATCGATGAAGCGATCCGTTTGGTAAAAGCTTTCCAATACGTGGAAAAACACGGCGAAGTTTGCCCTGCAAACTGGGACGAAGGAAAGAAAACCATGAAAGCGGACCCAGAAAAGTCCAAAGAATACTTCTCTGCGGTAAACTAA
- a CDS encoding ArnT family glycosyltransferase yields the protein MNLVQEEKTNAFVKYSVWILLAIAVLPLFLTFPLDVIDIDSSQYAEISREMTNNGDWFFIRDNGRRYLDKPILTFWKISSSFTLFGQNNYAFRLPAILMTLVSLWGVFAITKLHSGNSKRAWIAVLLYALSPGLYAMVVDPKIDVYVTPYIVLVFAFYYLGTKKNPAYYYAMYLAMGLGFITKGPIAVVIPGIGIGGDILFRRDWKRLLEIKIFPGAILALLPPFLWSIPLYLEFNTYGPYFFLWVQSFGRFYIKMYDQKFDPFFFYSNFSWAFGVFILPFIALVIRQIYQFYKDKSIRLVSGIRSNEWKEKDFVPAFWLFLFLFLISFSKYQLPQYIYWCLPAGAIVGSGFFLRILENAKDLSSKIAKSFIYLTSFGFILTGLLFPVFVLDVGYGFYAWVLVYLALGFFVWIYLQSDRLLGTLVVSVSFFFTLVSVFAYPLLVSYQPSKEIGELIQEAEPKQEKFLMFGIPASKRSYAFYSKRLTRTLFDPEVLFEALRKDEERMILISEKFLPHFDRFTSNRVELDIFAEYPSYKVATPELGFFLKSKRDSLTSKVYFGKIRFKSGMKDLPSIPKPE from the coding sequence ATGAATTTAGTACAAGAAGAGAAGACGAACGCTTTCGTGAAATATTCCGTTTGGATCCTTTTGGCGATTGCGGTGCTCCCCTTATTTTTGACCTTTCCTTTGGATGTAATAGATATCGATTCCTCTCAGTATGCTGAGATCTCTCGGGAGATGACAAATAACGGAGATTGGTTCTTTATTCGGGACAACGGTCGAAGATATTTGGATAAACCAATTCTGACTTTCTGGAAGATCTCTTCTTCTTTTACTTTATTCGGTCAGAATAATTATGCCTTCCGTTTGCCTGCAATCTTGATGACACTTGTTTCTCTCTGGGGAGTGTTTGCGATTACGAAATTGCATTCTGGAAATTCCAAGAGGGCATGGATAGCGGTCTTGTTGTACGCACTTTCTCCTGGATTGTACGCAATGGTGGTGGATCCTAAGATAGATGTGTATGTGACTCCATACATTGTTCTTGTATTCGCTTTTTATTATTTAGGCACGAAGAAGAACCCAGCGTATTACTACGCAATGTACTTGGCTATGGGGCTCGGGTTTATTACCAAGGGGCCGATTGCGGTTGTGATCCCTGGGATCGGGATAGGTGGAGATATTCTTTTCCGCAGGGATTGGAAGAGATTGCTGGAGATTAAAATCTTTCCGGGAGCGATATTAGCTCTTCTCCCACCTTTTTTATGGTCCATTCCATTGTATTTGGAATTCAATACGTACGGTCCTTACTTCTTCTTATGGGTACAATCCTTCGGTCGTTTCTATATCAAGATGTACGATCAGAAGTTCGATCCTTTCTTCTTCTATTCCAATTTCTCCTGGGCATTCGGGGTTTTCATTCTTCCTTTTATCGCTCTTGTGATCCGACAGATTTATCAATTCTATAAGGATAAGTCGATTCGTCTGGTTTCCGGGATCAGATCCAACGAATGGAAAGAAAAGGATTTTGTTCCTGCATTCTGGCTCTTCTTATTTTTATTCCTGATCAGTTTTTCAAAATACCAATTGCCTCAGTACATTTATTGGTGTTTGCCTGCAGGAGCGATCGTAGGTTCCGGTTTCTTTCTTCGTATATTAGAAAATGCGAAAGATCTATCTTCTAAGATAGCAAAATCATTCATCTATCTGACTTCTTTCGGTTTCATTCTGACTGGGCTTTTATTCCCTGTGTTCGTCTTGGATGTGGGTTATGGTTTCTATGCTTGGGTCCTAGTATATTTGGCATTGGGATTCTTTGTTTGGATTTATTTGCAATCGGATCGTTTGCTTGGGACTCTAGTCGTGTCCGTTTCCTTCTTCTTTACTTTAGTGAGCGTGTTTGCGTATCCTCTTCTCGTTTCTTATCAACCTTCAAAGGAAATTGGAGAATTAATCCAAGAGGCTGAACCTAAGCAAGAGAAGTTTTTGATGTTTGGAATTCCTGCGTCCAAGAGATCGTATGCATTCTATTCGAAAAGACTGACTCGCACGTTATTCGATCCTGAGGTGCTTTTCGAGGCACTTCGCAAGGATGAGGAAAGAATGATCCTAATCTCGGAGAAATTCCTTCCTCATTTTGATCGGTTTACCTCCAATCGAGTGGAACTGGATATTTTTGCAGAGTATCCTAGCTACAAGGTGGCTACTCCTGAGCTTGGTTTCTTTCTCAAGTCCAAGAGGGATTCTTTGACTTCGAAGGTGTACTTCGGAAAGATCCGATTCAAATCTGGAATGAAGGATCTGCCTTCTATTCCAAAACCCGAATAA
- the rlmN gene encoding 23S rRNA (adenine(2503)-C(2))-methyltransferase RlmN, which produces MNEIVEAESARSGKTPIKGHTLEELTELIHGLGEKPFRAKQIYNGLYANRYESWDEFTTIGKDLKNKLEEKFSLSPLKVAKHLKSVDGTQKFTFESVSGSGKEFESVWIPSGDGGRKTICISSQVGCTLNCRFCATAKLPYQGNLKAGEIIDQVLQVERIVGDKATNIVFMGMGEPMHNYFNVMRAAKLLHDSDAVGLGAKRITISTSGVVNGIRRFIENREPYNLAISLNHPDPNGRKEIMDIEEKFSLPELLDAAVDYTKAMKRRITFEYVMIPGVNMSPEDAKKLVKIARRMDCKINVIPLNTEFFGWRRPTREEVDEFLRLLEPAGVPILNRRSPGKDINGACGMLAAKS; this is translated from the coding sequence ATGAACGAGATCGTCGAAGCAGAGTCTGCTAGATCGGGTAAGACTCCCATCAAGGGTCATACTCTGGAAGAATTGACAGAGCTCATACATGGCCTGGGCGAAAAACCCTTCCGCGCCAAGCAGATCTATAACGGTCTTTATGCAAATCGTTACGAAAGCTGGGATGAATTCACAACGATCGGCAAGGATCTTAAGAACAAATTAGAAGAGAAGTTCTCTCTATCTCCTCTCAAGGTTGCAAAGCATCTCAAGTCCGTAGATGGGACTCAAAAATTCACTTTCGAATCCGTTTCCGGAAGCGGAAAGGAATTTGAATCCGTTTGGATCCCTTCCGGTGATGGAGGAAGAAAGACGATATGCATTTCTTCTCAAGTGGGTTGTACTTTAAATTGTAGATTCTGTGCCACTGCTAAGTTGCCTTACCAAGGGAATCTGAAAGCAGGGGAGATTATTGATCAGGTTCTCCAAGTAGAAAGGATCGTTGGAGATAAGGCCACGAATATTGTCTTTATGGGAATGGGGGAGCCCATGCATAATTATTTTAACGTTATGCGTGCTGCTAAACTTCTACATGATTCTGACGCTGTGGGTCTGGGAGCAAAACGGATCACTATCTCTACTTCTGGCGTTGTGAACGGTATTCGTAGATTTATTGAAAATCGAGAGCCTTATAATCTTGCGATTTCTCTCAATCATCCTGATCCGAATGGCCGTAAAGAGATCATGGACATCGAAGAGAAGTTCTCTTTGCCTGAGTTATTGGATGCTGCCGTGGACTATACCAAGGCAATGAAGCGAAGGATTACCTTCGAATATGTAATGATCCCCGGAGTGAATATGAGTCCGGAGGATGCCAAGAAATTGGTTAAGATCGCAAGAAGAATGGACTGCAAAATCAATGTAATCCCTTTGAATACTGAGTTCTTTGGCTGGAGAAGACCGACTCGCGAAGAGGTAGACGAGTTCCTGAGACTTTTAGAACCTGCAGGAGTCCCTATCTTGAACAGAAGGTCCCCTGGAAAAGATATCAACGGGGCCTGCGGAATGCTCGCCGCAAAAAGTTGA